Genomic DNA from Geomonas agri:
ACCGCGACCCGCTGGACGCCAAGAAGCCGATGATGACCTTCCAGGAGGTGTACCAGAAGGACGTCGGTGAAAAGCCCAAGGTGATGGAGACCCAGCGGCGCCTCCTGGAGTCCCGCTACGACCTGCGTCCCAGGCTGTCGCCCAACGTTAAGATGTCACGCGGCAAACCGATCGCCGTCGGCCCGACGGCGCGGCTGGCACAGGGAACCCCCTGGGAAAGGCTCGCCACGATGAATCCCAGCGAGATCAGGTCGAAGAACCTGTTCCCCTACCCTCCGCTCCCGCACCCGAAACAGGTCAACGGTGGCCAGGTCTTCCCGCAGATGCAGCTCGACATGTTCCCGCGGTTGCAGCGCTTCGACGTCGACTTCGACATCCCCGAGGCCTTCCTGCCGGAATTCCCCCCCGCGATCTTCCTGCAGAACCGACCGGAACTGGGCGACGTCTCGCGCGGCGAGGTGGTCTCCATCAACAACTACTACCGGCTATTCAAGGACCTGCTCACCCCGGTCCAACTCGATGGCCTGCGCATGCTGGTGACCCCATTCCCGCAAGAGGAGTTCAACCCAACCGACGACCGCAAATCACCCCAGCCGAGCCTGGGCGTCGCCTGCCTTGACTGCCATGTCAACGGCCACACCACGGCGCAGTTCCACCTGAGTCCGGACATCCGTCCCCAGGAGCGCCGTTTCCGGCTCGATACGGTGAGCCTCAGGGGACTCTATAACCAGCAGATCCACGCATCCAAACGGAGCCTGCGCTCCGTGGAGGACTTCTCGGAGTTTGAGCAGCGCACCGCCTATTTCAACGGGGACGAGATTCACGCCGCCAAGAAGGGAATGAACGTGGTCAGCCGCGTCCAGGTCGCCCACATGGCCCAGATGCAAAATATGTTCGACGTGCCTCCGGCCCCCAAGCTCGATCCGGTCGGCCTCCTCGTCCCCGAGCGGGCGACCCAGGCGGAGCTTGCCGGACAGCAGGTATTTTTCGGCAAGGGAAGGTGCGGCCAGTGCCATCCCGCCCCGTTCTACCTGGACCAACAGATGCACGACCTGCAGCTTGACCGCTTCACCAGGGAGCCTGGCGACGGCCCCATCAAGACCTTCACCCTGCGGGGCATCAAAGAGAGCCCACCCTACATGCATGACGGCCGCTGCCTGACCCTCGAGGACACCGTGAAGTTCTTCGACCTCGTGCTGGGCTTAAGGCTCAACCAACAGGAGCAGGACAACCTGGTCGCGTTCCTGCGGGTGCTCTAGCCTCATCATGGCAGCAACCATAGCCTTGTAGCCAAAGCCCCACTTTCCATGAGGTGGGGCTTTTTTTACGGAGAAAACTATGAAGAAGCGCTCCAGCGGCATCCTCTGCCACATCACCTCGCGTCCCTCCCCGTTCGACATAGGCGACTTCGGGGTCGCCGCGCGTCTGGCCAACATGACGATGAGGTACGATCGGGCGCGCTGAAACAAAGAGGGGCTTCGTCTGGCGACGAGCCCCTCTTTTCCAGGCAGGGTGTGCGGCTGACACCGCTTTTTTTATTTCTCGGCCACGCCCAGCTTGTGAGCCATGTCCTTGGCATGCTGCAGGTGCTGCTCCAGCACCGGCAGGGTCTTTTCGATCCACTCCTTCAGCTGCGGGTCCTTAGCCTTCTTGCTTTCCTTCCTGAATTTCTCGACGTCTTTCTTGTGATCCTTCAGCATGGCCTCGGCGTACTTCTTGTCGAACTCATCGGCAGAGGCATTGGCAAGCTTGTCGACCATCCCCTTATGCTTCATTTCCAGCTTGGTCGGCAGCTTCATCCGGTTGTCCACGAGGCTCTTCAGTTCGTCGTTGGCCTTGCCGTGGTCAGTTACCATGCGCTGGCCGAAGTCCTTCACTTCCTGCGACTTGCCCCTCTCCTTGGCCATCTGCCCCAGTTCGACCTCCATCATCCCCCCACTCGCCGCTTCCTTCACGAACGATTTCTCGCCCATGGTCAACCTCTCGGCCGCCAGGGCCGGGAGCACCAGGCTGCACACTGCAAACAGGGAAACCACCGCCATACACACCAATTTTCTCTTCATGTTGCCTCCTTTTTGTTGGCCGAAGCCGATGATATGTCAGATTAGCAAAATCTAACCATCTAAAAGTAGCGGCCTTCCTCCTCTTGTCAACCGGGGCGAAACCCGTTCGAGGGCCACGGTAGGCACAGGCAACAAAAAAGCGCCCTTGCGGGCGCTTCGTGGGTGTTAACGGAAATGAGGGGCAAACAGCCCGCCGTTACTGGTACAGCTGCTGCTCGTCCGTGTAGTAGGTGCGCTTGGACTGCACGTTCTCCTTGATGATCCTGGCGCCGGTGGGCGAGGTCTTCAGTTCGGGACGGTGTACCTTCAGAAATTCCCGGTACTCGCCTGACACCATGTCCGGGTGCCGCTTGCGCAATTCTGCTATGGCATCTTCGAGCACCTGCGGGATGGCATCCGCCAGCGCCCGGATCGCCTCGGGGGGGAGCTTTCCGGCGGGGGACTTGGGAGAGATGCGTGCAGTCCAGAGTATCTCGTCTGCGTAGGCGTTACCGATCCCGCCGATGAGGGACTGGTCAAGCAGCAGCGGCTTGATGAGCGTCCTCGGTTTCTTGCGGCACAGCTGCTCCAGTTGCTCAGCGGTGACGGCCAGGGCGTCGGGGGCGTCCCTCTCGTCGCCCGGGCTAAGCGTCACGCTGGCCCATCCCTTCTCATCGGTGACGGCAAGGAGGGAGCCGTCGTCGAAGGCGACAGTGAGCACTGGGTAGCGCAGGCGATCCAACTGGGTGGAGTCTGTCAGGGCGAAGCCGCCGGTCAGCATGAGGTGCACCCGTAGGAGGTTGCCGTTGCCGAGGCGGAAGGCGACCTGCTTGCCGGCCCGCTCCACGCCGGTCACCTCGGCGCCCGTCACCGCTTTGGAGAGTTCTACTTCGGCGACGTTCAGTTTTCCCCTCCGGTGGTACGCCACTTGGTTGACCTTCTTGCCGGTCAGGGCCTTGGCGAGATTTTCCGCGTAGACGGTGAGGTCGGGGAGTTCTGGCATGGTTCCTCCTTTACAGCGTAAGACCACTGGTGAGCGTAGCCTGCGGCGGCGTGATGTCAATGCCGGGGGACAGGGTCAGTCGGCGGCAGCACCCTCGGCACGGTAGTCGATGCCGAGCTGGCGCTCGCGCAGGCGCTTCACGGACAAAGGGAGCACCACGGCGGCAAAGATCAGCGCACAGCCGGTCCACTCCTCGGTGGTCAGCCGCTCGCCCAGAAGCAACGTCCCCCCCAGCATGCTCCAGACCGGGTCCATGGTGTAGATGAGCCCCGCCTTGGTCGGGGTAGTGTAGCGCTGGTAGGTGTTCTGCAGGGTGAAGCAGATCACGGTCGGGAAGATGGCGCAGTAGATGAGCGAGCCGAGCGAGACCCAGGTAACCGACAGGGGTGGCGAGGGGAAGAGCAGGTCGATGCTTCCCCCAACCACGGTCACCGTCGCGAACTGGACGAAACTCAGCAGGTAGATGTCCTCGTCGCGCAAAAGCTTCGACACCGAGATAATGTGCAGTGCTATGAACAGCGCGCAGAGGGTGGACAAGAGGTCCCCCTTGTTGAA
This window encodes:
- a CDS encoding cytochrome B6, with the translated sequence MRKDAVVLSSLFLAAALALPAVNSWTAEGHAPRKAPPDVVMEAQTPREVPQNRPEQQKGSHDQSDMFQATKADPASTAFKNQPDEGKTLGFEFYRDPLDAKKPMMTFQEVYQKDVGEKPKVMETQRRLLESRYDLRPRLSPNVKMSRGKPIAVGPTARLAQGTPWERLATMNPSEIRSKNLFPYPPLPHPKQVNGGQVFPQMQLDMFPRLQRFDVDFDIPEAFLPEFPPAIFLQNRPELGDVSRGEVVSINNYYRLFKDLLTPVQLDGLRMLVTPFPQEEFNPTDDRKSPQPSLGVACLDCHVNGHTTAQFHLSPDIRPQERRFRLDTVSLRGLYNQQIHASKRSLRSVEDFSEFEQRTAYFNGDEIHAAKKGMNVVSRVQVAHMAQMQNMFDVPPAPKLDPVGLLVPERATQAELAGQQVFFGKGRCGQCHPAPFYLDQQMHDLQLDRFTREPGDGPIKTFTLRGIKESPPYMHDGRCLTLEDTVKFFDLVLGLRLNQQEQDNLVAFLRVL
- a CDS encoding DUF4142 domain-containing protein, which translates into the protein MKRKLVCMAVVSLFAVCSLVLPALAAERLTMGEKSFVKEAASGGMMEVELGQMAKERGKSQEVKDFGQRMVTDHGKANDELKSLVDNRMKLPTKLEMKHKGMVDKLANASADEFDKKYAEAMLKDHKKDVEKFRKESKKAKDPQLKEWIEKTLPVLEQHLQHAKDMAHKLGVAEK
- a CDS encoding Fpg/Nei family DNA glycosylase, whose product is MPELPDLTVYAENLAKALTGKKVNQVAYHRRGKLNVAEVELSKAVTGAEVTGVERAGKQVAFRLGNGNLLRVHLMLTGGFALTDSTQLDRLRYPVLTVAFDDGSLLAVTDEKGWASVTLSPGDERDAPDALAVTAEQLEQLCRKKPRTLIKPLLLDQSLIGGIGNAYADEILWTARISPKSPAGKLPPEAIRALADAIPQVLEDAIAELRKRHPDMVSGEYREFLKVHRPELKTSPTGARIIKENVQSKRTYYTDEQQLYQ
- a CDS encoding DMT family transporter, whose amino-acid sequence is MHKSIQHDHRSSKATFWLVLTTVFWGGSFIFNKVGFREIPPVTFLFYRFALATLLMGILCLPRLKRFNGRTFRTGLIVGLALSATNLSFVLGVSGTSVSRAGFLNNLFVLLIPLLCFAFWRERLDRLSAVGLVLALAGLWLLARGGVDGFNKGDLLSTLCALFIALHIISVSKLLRDEDIYLLSFVQFATVTVVGGSIDLLFPSPPLSVTWVSLGSLIYCAIFPTVICFTLQNTYQRYTTPTKAGLIYTMDPVWSMLGGTLLLGERLTTEEWTGCALIFAAVVLPLSVKRLRERQLGIDYRAEGAAAD